The DNA region TATCAGCCGGGACAGGCGCCGACCATGCTGCGCCCGCCGGGAGCCAAGCCGGTCCCGACCCCGATCCCGCCGCCCGCCGCCGCGCCGCAGCAGGAAGTCGCCGCCGCCGCGCCGCCGAAGCCCGAGCCTAAGGCGGACTCCGCCACGCCGTCGCGCGGCGGCCGTTTCCTTTGGCCGGTGAATGGCAAACTGATTTCCGGCTTCGGGCCGAAACCCGACGGACTGCACAATGACGGCCTGAACATTGCTGCACCGAAGGGCTCCCCGGTGGTCGCCGCCGACAGCGGCGTGGTCGCCTATGCCGGCAACGAACTGCGCGGCTTCGGCAATTTGCTGCTGCTGAAGCATTCCGACGGCTGGATCACCGCCTACGCCCATCTCGACAAGATCGAGGTGGAGCGCGGCGCCGCGGTGAAGCGGGGGCAGGTGATCGCCCGGGTCGGCCAGACCGGCGGCGTGTCCACGCCCCAGCTCCATTTCGAGCTGCGCAAGGGCAGCCAAGCCGTCGACCCGAGCACTCAGATGGACCGCAAGGTCAGCGAAGGGGCTGCCCTAGACGACCGGCCAGGTCCTGGATGAACTGCCAAGCCACCCGGCCAGACCGGCTTCCGCGCGTGACGGACCATTCGATGGCTTCCGCGCGCAGCCGGTCGGCCGGGATTTCCAGGCCGAAATGGCGGACGTAGCCGTCGATCATGGCGAAATAGGTGTCCTGGTCGCAGTTGTGGAAGCCCAGCCACAGGCCGAAGCGGTCCGACAGCGATACCTTCTCCTCCACCGCCTCGGCCGGGTTGATGGCGGTCGAGCGTTCGTTCTCGATCATGTCGCGCGGCATCAGGTGGCGGCGGTTCGAGGTGGCGTAGAACACCACATTGTCCGGCCGCCCTTCGATTCCGCCGTCCAGCACCGCCTTCAGCGACTTGTAATGCGCGTCGTCATGGTCGAAGGACAGGTCGTCGCAGAACAGGATGAAGCGGCGCGGCTCGCCCTTCAGCCGCGCCAGCAGGCGGGGCAGGGTGGGAATGTCCTCGCGGTGGATTTCGACCAGCGCCAGTTCGCCCGGCCGTTCGAGGCAGATGGCGGCGTGGGCGGCCTTGACCAGCGAACTCTTGCCGGTACCGCGCGCGCCCCACAGCAGGGCGTTGTTGGCGGGCAGGCCGGCGGCGAAGCGCCGCGTGTTGTCCAGCAGGATTTCCCGCTGCCGCTCGATGCCCTGCAGAAGCAGGATGTCGACGCGGTTCACCACCGGAACCGGCTCCAGGCGGTCGGGATCGGGATGCCACGTGAAGGCATCGGCCGCGGTGAAGTCCAGCGGGCGGTCCGGCGGCGGGGCCAGCCGTTCCAGCGCCTCCGCGATGCGGGTCAGCAGGGGAATCAGGGCCTGGTCGGCACCGGCACCGGAGCCAGCGAAGGGTTGCGACATGATTCTCCGCATGTTTTTTCTGGATGTTCCATGGAAAGTGGGCGCCTGCGCAGCCATCTCTCCGACGCCATCGCACCGTAACACAGCAAGGCAAGCACACAAGCCGTGGCGGCTCCACGGAATGTGGAGCATCACCATTGCATCCCGGTCATGGGCGTTTATAGTCGCGGCGTCCCGGCGGAACGCCGATCCGGTGCCGAGATCAAACCTGTAAGGAGCTTTCAGATGTTCGTTTCGACGGCTTATGCACAGACGGCGGCGCCGGCTGGCGGCGGCAGTGACATGCTCGTCCAGTTTTTGCCACTGATCCTGATCTTCATCGTCTTCTATTTCCTGCTGATCCGTCCGCAGCAGAAGAAGATGAAGGAGCATAAGGCCATGCTCGCGGCCATCCGCCGCGGCGATCGCGTCGTGACCGGCGGCGGCATCATCGGCGTCGTCACCAAGGTCGCCGACGACGAACTGACCGTCGAAATCGCCGAGAACGTGCGCGTGCGCTGCCTGCGCTCCACCGTGAACCTCGTGCTTGCCAAGACCGAGCCGACCGGCAAGTCCGGCGGCGACTCCACCCCCGCCGCCACCACGGAGGAAGGCGAGAGCAAGCCGGCCGACACCCCCGCCGCCGGCGGCATCGGCAAGCTGTTCGGCCGCAAGTAAGCCGCGCTTCCTCTCACGCGGGCCAGCCCGAAAGCGCTTCCCACCCGGATCGGTCGGCCGCCGCCCAGCCGCGGCGAACCGGCCGGGCCTGCGCGGGTGTCTGATCGGATTCGAGTGACGCATGCTCTATTTTTCGCGCTGGAAGATTTACATGATCCTGGCGATCTGCATCGCCGGCTTCATCATGGTGCTGCCCAACTTCCTGGGCCGCGATACGCTGGCCGCGCTGCCGTCCTGGTATGCGCACAGCAAGGTGTCCCTGGGCCTCGACTTGCGCGGCGGATCGCATCTGTTGCTCGAGGTCGACATGGCCACCGTCATCCGCGACCGGGTGGAGGGGCTGGTCGACGGCGCTCGGCAGCAGCTGCGCACCGCCAATATCGGCTACACCTCGCTGACCGCCGGCGAGCGCTCCGTAACCGTCCAGCTGCGTGACCCGGCGCAGGCCGAGGAGGCGGTGAAGGTACTCCGCGAGCTCGCCACCCCGGTGGGCGGGTCGGCGCTGAGCAGCGGGCAGCCCGACCTGAATGTGTCGGTCAACGGCAGCACCGTGACCCTGACGTTGAGCGAGGCCGCGCTGCGCGAACGCGCCACCCAGGCCGTCGAGCAGTCGATCGAGATCGTCCGCCGCCGCATCGACGAAACCGGCGTGAACGAGCCGACAATCGCCCGCCAGGGCAACGACCGGATCCTGGTCCAGCTGCCCGGCGTCGAGGAACCCGACCGGATCAAGCGGCTGCTCGGCACCACCGCCAAGATGACCTTCCGGCTGGTCGACATGAACGCCGACCCCAACACCGGCCGCGCCCCTCCGGGCTCCGAGATCCTGCCCTCGACCGAAGGCGACCGCTACCAGTCGAAATACGTCATCCGCAAGAAGGTCGAGGTCGACGGCGCCACGCTGAAGAACGCGTCCGCCGGCACGAATCCGCAGACCGGCGAATGGGTGGTGAACTTCGAATTCAACACGGCGGGCGCCAACCGCTTCGCCGAAGTGACCAGGCAGAATGTCGGCCGGCCCTTCGCCATCGTGCTCGACAACAAGGTGATCAGCGCACCCGTCATCCGCGAGCCGATCACCGGCGGACGCGGCCAGATCAGCGGCAACTTCACCGCCGCCAACGCCAACGACCTCGCCGTCCTGCTGCGTGCCGGCGCCCTGCCTGCCCCGCTGAAGGTGATCGAGGAGCGGACCGTCGGTCCCGACCTGGGCGCCGATTCGATCCGTGCCGGCCTGACCGCCGTCGCCGTCGGCTTCGTCCTGGTCTGCGCCTACATGATTGCGTCCTACGGGCTGTTCGGCTCCTTCGCCTGCATCGCGCTGTTCGTGAACATCGTGCTGACGCTGGCGGCGCTGTCGCTGCTGCAGGCGACGCTGACGCTGCCGGGCATCGCGGGCATCCTGCTGACGCTTGGTCTTGCGGTCGACGCCAACATCCTGATCAACGAGCGTATCCGCGAGGAGACGAAGAAGGGCCGCGGCGTCTTCGCGTCGATGGAGGCCGGCTTCAGCCGCGCCTACAGCACGATCGTCGACTCCAACCTGACGACGGCGATCAAGATGTCGCTGCTGTTCATCTTCGGCACCGGCACCATCAAGGGCTTCGCCGTCACCATCACCTTCGGCATTCTCATCTCCATGTTCACCGCCACGGTGCTTGTGCGCCTGATGATGGTGACGTGGCTGCGCCGGACGCGTCCGGCCGTGTTGCCGGTCTGAGAGGTCTTCCGATGTTCCATCTCCGCCTCGTCCCCGACAACACCAAGATTCCCTTCATGAACGGCCGCATCGCCGGCCTCGTCGTGTCGGCGGTTTTGTCCCTCGCATCGGTTTTCCTGTATTTCTATCCGGGTCTGAATTACGGAATCGATTTCCGCGGCGGCATCGTGATCGAGGCGCGGACGCCCCAGGCGGCCGACTTCTCCTCTCTGCGCCATACCCTGTCCGGCCTCGGCATGGGACAGGTGGCGCTGCAGGAGTTTGGATCGCCACAGGACGTGCTGATCCGCCTGGAACGCCAGCCCGGCGACGACGCCGCCCAGCAGGTCGCCGCCGACAAGGTGCGCAGCACGCTGGCGGAAGCACTTCCCGGCACCCAGGTGCGCCGCGTGGAGGCCGTCGGCGCCTCTGTCAGCGGTGAACTGTTCGCCAACGGCATGTTGGCGCTCGGCCTGTCGATGCTGGCGATGCTGATCTACATCTGGTTCCGTTTCGAATGGCAGTTCGGCTTGGGCGCGGTGGTCACGCTGTTGCTGGACATCACCAAGATCGTCGGCTTCTACGCGATCACCGGACTCCAGTTCAATCTGGTGGCGATCGCTGCGATCCTGACCATCATGGGCTATTCGGTGAACGACAAGGTCGTGGTCTACGACCGTATGCGCGAGAACCTGCGCCTCTATAAGAAGATGCCGCTGCGCGAGCTGATCGACCGCTCGATCAACGAGACGCTGAACCGCACGCTGGGAACCTCGGTGTCCACCCTGCTGTCGATCATTCCGCTGGCGCTGTTCGGCGGTGAAGCTCTGCAGGACTTCGGCATCGTGCTGATCTTCGGCGTTATCCTTGCGACCAGTTCGTCCGTGTTCATCGCGGCGCCCATCTTGCTGTTCCTCGGCGAGAATCGCCTGCGGCGCGGCAGCCAGACCGACGCGGCGGAGGGCAACACCCCGGCCACCACGCCGTAACGCCGGAACACAGAGTTAGGAGAGGGCAGCATGGCCGACATCATGCCGATGATCCCGTCCGACCGTCAGGTCATCGACGGCTATGGTCCGGGGCAGTTCTGCGTCTCCGGCCAATGGCGCGTCGGCGCGGTCGTCGTGCTGCCCGACCGCACCCTGGCCTGGGAGGCGACCGACGCCGCCGCCCTGACCCTGGAGCATTTCGCCATGGTGCTGGCGGCCGAGCCGAAGGTGGAAATCCTTCTGCTCGGCACCGGCCCGACCATGACGATGATCCCCAAGGCGCTCCGCCAGAGCCTGCGCGAGCAGGGCGTGGTGGTGGAGCCGATGGACAGCCGCGCGGTGTGCCGGACCTACAACGTCCTGCTCGCCGAAGGGCGGCGGGTGGCGGCGGCGATGCTGCCGGTGTAGGCGGCGAAGCCCTCGGCCCCGGAATGAACAAAGGCGCCCCATTCAGGGCGCCTTTGCTTTTGGCGGGCGCCTTGCGGCGCCAGCCCTCCACCCCGGTCCCCCCTGCTGGCGCAGGGGAGGGGGATGGAGTGCGTCCGTCGGAACGTTACGCAGCCAGCTGCTCGGCGGCGAAGTCCCAGTTGGCGAGGTTGTCGATGACAGCCTTCACGAAGTCGGCGCGGCGGTTCTGGAAGTCGACGTAGTAGGCATGCTCCCACACGTCGATGGTGAACAGCGGCTTGTGGCCGTGCGCCAGCGGGGTGTCGGCGTTGCCGGTCTTGCCGATCTTCAGCTTGTCGCCGTCCAGGTACAGCCAGGCCCAGCCGGAGCCGAACTGGGTCAGGGCGGCCTGGGTCAGCTCTTCCTTGAACTTCTCGACGCTGCCGAAGTCGGCGACGATCCGCTGCTCCAGGGCCGCCGGCATCTTGCCGCCGTCCTTCTTCAGGCACTGCCAGAAGAAGGTGTGGTTCCACACCTGGGCGGCGTTGTTGAAGATGCCGACCTTGGAGGCGTCACCGGCCGAGGCCTTGATGACCTCCTCCAGGCTGGCATTGGCCAGCGGGGTGTCCTTGGTCAGGTTGTTCAGGTTGGTGACATAGGTCTGGTGGTGCTTGTCGTGGTGCAGGTGCAGCGTCTCCGACGAGATGTACGGAGCCAG from Azospirillum ramasamyi includes:
- a CDS encoding ATP-binding protein, with the translated sequence MSQPFAGSGAGADQALIPLLTRIAEALERLAPPPDRPLDFTAADAFTWHPDPDRLEPVPVVNRVDILLLQGIERQREILLDNTRRFAAGLPANNALLWGARGTGKSSLVKAAHAAICLERPGELALVEIHREDIPTLPRLLARLKGEPRRFILFCDDLSFDHDDAHYKSLKAVLDGGIEGRPDNVVFYATSNRRHLMPRDMIENERSTAINPAEAVEEKVSLSDRFGLWLGFHNCDQDTYFAMIDGYVRHFGLEIPADRLRAEAIEWSVTRGSRSGRVAWQFIQDLAGRLGQPLR
- a CDS encoding superoxide dismutase, with protein sequence MAFELPPLPYAYDALAPYISSETLHLHHDKHHQTYVTNLNNLTKDTPLANASLEEVIKASAGDASKVGIFNNAAQVWNHTFFWQCLKKDGGKMPAALEQRIVADFGSVEKFKEELTQAALTQFGSGWAWLYLDGDKLKIGKTGNADTPLAHGHKPLFTIDVWEHAYYVDFQNRRADFVKAVIDNLANWDFAAEQLAA
- the yajC gene encoding preprotein translocase subunit YajC codes for the protein MFVSTAYAQTAAPAGGGSDMLVQFLPLILIFIVFYFLLIRPQQKKMKEHKAMLAAIRRGDRVVTGGGIIGVVTKVADDELTVEIAENVRVRCLRSTVNLVLAKTEPTGKSGGDSTPAATTEEGESKPADTPAAGGIGKLFGRK
- the secD gene encoding protein translocase subunit SecD; amino-acid sequence: MLYFSRWKIYMILAICIAGFIMVLPNFLGRDTLAALPSWYAHSKVSLGLDLRGGSHLLLEVDMATVIRDRVEGLVDGARQQLRTANIGYTSLTAGERSVTVQLRDPAQAEEAVKVLRELATPVGGSALSSGQPDLNVSVNGSTVTLTLSEAALRERATQAVEQSIEIVRRRIDETGVNEPTIARQGNDRILVQLPGVEEPDRIKRLLGTTAKMTFRLVDMNADPNTGRAPPGSEILPSTEGDRYQSKYVIRKKVEVDGATLKNASAGTNPQTGEWVVNFEFNTAGANRFAEVTRQNVGRPFAIVLDNKVISAPVIREPITGGRGQISGNFTAANANDLAVLLRAGALPAPLKVIEERTVGPDLGADSIRAGLTAVAVGFVLVCAYMIASYGLFGSFACIALFVNIVLTLAALSLLQATLTLPGIAGILLTLGLAVDANILINERIREETKKGRGVFASMEAGFSRAYSTIVDSNLTTAIKMSLLFIFGTGTIKGFAVTITFGILISMFTATVLVRLMMVTWLRRTRPAVLPV
- the secF gene encoding protein translocase subunit SecF, yielding MFHLRLVPDNTKIPFMNGRIAGLVVSAVLSLASVFLYFYPGLNYGIDFRGGIVIEARTPQAADFSSLRHTLSGLGMGQVALQEFGSPQDVLIRLERQPGDDAAQQVAADKVRSTLAEALPGTQVRRVEAVGASVSGELFANGMLALGLSMLAMLIYIWFRFEWQFGLGAVVTLLLDITKIVGFYAITGLQFNLVAIAAILTIMGYSVNDKVVVYDRMRENLRLYKKMPLRELIDRSINETLNRTLGTSVSTLLSIIPLALFGGEALQDFGIVLIFGVILATSSSVFIAAPILLFLGENRLRRGSQTDAAEGNTPATTP
- a CDS encoding Mth938-like domain-containing protein yields the protein MADIMPMIPSDRQVIDGYGPGQFCVSGQWRVGAVVVLPDRTLAWEATDAAALTLEHFAMVLAAEPKVEILLLGTGPTMTMIPKALRQSLREQGVVVEPMDSRAVCRTYNVLLAEGRRVAAAMLPV